From the genome of Pradoshia eiseniae:
CACCGCTCGCTGGAGAAGGAAGCTCAGCAACCATCTTATCAGTCTGCACCTCGACCAATGGCTGGTCCGTCTTAACGGCATCTCCCACCTTCACGAAATAATGGAGGATTTCCCCCTCAGTCATCCCTTCACCTATATCATGCAGTTTCACTTCGACCACTATATTCCCCTCCTAGAAATTGACTGTTTTTTTGATGGCATGATAAACCCTTGCCGATGTTGGCAAATAGTGCTCCTCAAGGGCAAAGAATGGAACCGGAACATCAAATCCTGCGATGCGTTCAATCGGTGATTTCATATAAAGGAAGGAGTAATCATTAATAATGGATACAATATCATTGCCTACCCCGCCAGTTTCATGTGCCTCATGTACAATGACCGCTCTCCCAGTTCTCTGGACCGATTCAGAAATGATGTCACGATCGATAGGGTATAAGGTTCTTAAGTCAATGACATCACAGGTGATGCCCTCCTTCTCGGCTTGCTCAGCCGCCTTCATGGCCACCTGTACCATCGCTCCCCAAGCGATGAGTGTCACATCCTCCCCTTCTTTTACTTTTTTGCCCTTGCCGATCTCTACCATGTATTTCCCTTCAGGCACCTCATCCCGAACGGAGCGGTAAAGCTTCAATGGCTCTAGAAATAAGACCGGGTCAGGATCTTCAATGGACGCGATTAAAAGCCCCTTTGCATCATGCGCGGACGATGGGCAGACAACCTTAATCCCAGGCATATGGGTGAATAAGGCCTC
Proteins encoded in this window:
- a CDS encoding alpha-ketoacid dehydrogenase subunit beta, whose product is MALKEEQLSASIKTKNMTLIQAITDGLGTMLEEDERVLLLGEDIGKNGGVFRATEGLQERFGQDRVMDTPLSESGIIGTSVGLAVNGFKPIAEMQFFGFIYPAYEQIMTHVSRLRMRTMGRYTVPMVIRAPYGAGIRAPEIHSDSVEALFTHMPGIKVVCPSSAHDAKGLLIASIEDPDPVLFLEPLKLYRSVRDEVPEGKYMVEIGKGKKVKEGEDVTLIAWGAMVQVAMKAAEQAEKEGITCDVIDLRTLYPIDRDIISESVQRTGRAVIVHEAHETGGVGNDIVSIINDYSFLYMKSPIERIAGFDVPVPFFALEEHYLPTSARVYHAIKKTVNF